The proteins below are encoded in one region of Carcharodon carcharias isolate sCarCar2 chromosome 2, sCarCar2.pri, whole genome shotgun sequence:
- the hhipl2 gene encoding LOW QUALITY PROTEIN: HHIP-like protein 2 (The sequence of the model RefSeq protein was modified relative to this genomic sequence to represent the inferred CDS: substituted 4 bases at 4 genomic stop codons): MKANFVFATKIIKLFRVWIGTVVAHVSCHPQCLDNRLPFKPDFHLQFCPQYSTFGYSNQEKDNEIAQKYREVTELLDFNGSKQCGKHVKEIMCQMSFNECSPYAAHLYDAEDSLTPLXNTPGLCFNYCSGFHRNCHSSIHLLNKDRQIQESCERGKAYFCNLLQLPNLDYCFPNILKSTDLNQNXGSVVVDQQGCLHLCLQEIADGLKNPVLMIHANDNTHRLFAADQLGFVWVYLPDGIRLSEPSLELTGQVLTTSWIGDERGFLGLAFHPKFKTNSKFYVYYSILMKGKLEKVCISELKISSHHMNQPDPYSERYILEIQEPATNHNGGQILFGFNGFLYIFIGDSGKAGDPFGKFRNAQNKSVSLGKVLQIDVDGSSYDRPYQIPLDNPFLHDQNARPEGYAYGLRNMWRCSVDGXGPTTKEGGGRLFCGDVGQNKYEEVDIIVKGDNNGWRAKEGFEFYDKKLCQNSSLNDILPIYAYDHSVGKSITGSYVYRGCESPNLNGLYIFGDFMSGXATHIMALQEDLKTGMWNKQDICMGDYQIYACLFPGLINRHHKFLISFAADETGELYFLATSFPSAYASQGMIYKLIDPSRTAVPGKCKYKPVPVKVKSKRIPFVPQEMEARRGILYPEGRRRQPNRMTNSA, encoded by the exons ATGAAAGCTAATTTTGTATTTGCAACAAAGATTATCAAGCTTTTCAGAGTGTGGATTGGGACTGTCG TAGCTCATGTGTCATGTCATCCCCAGTGTCTGGATAATAGACTTCCCTTTAAACCAGATTTTCACCTGCAATTCTGCCCTCAATACAGTACATTTGGCTATAGTAATCAAGAGAAGGATAATGAAATTGCACAGAAATACAGGGAAGTCACAGAATTGCTTGACTTTAATGGATCTAAACAGTGTGGAAAGCATGTGAAAGAGATCATGTGTCAGATGAGTTTTAAT GAATGTTCCCCTTATGCTGCACACCTGTATGATGCAGAAGACTCTCTTACCCCTCTTTGAAACACTCCAGGACTCTGCTTCAACTACTGTTCAGGATTTCATCGAAATTGTCACTCATCCATTCACCTTTTGAACAAGGACAGACAGATCCAGGAATCATGTGAAAGGGGCAAGGCCTACttttgtaacctgctccagcttcCTAACCTAGACTATTGCTTTCCTAACATTCTGAAGAGCACAGACTTGAACCAGAACTAAGGCTCAGTGGTGGTGGATCAACAGGGCTGTCTGCATCTTTGTCTCCAAGAGATTGCCGATGGTTTAAAAAACCCTGTTCTTATGATTCACGCTAATGATAATACCCATCGTTTATTTGCAGCTGATCAGCTTGGTTTTGTGTGGGTCTACTTGCCAGATGGCATTCGATTGTCAGAACCATCCCTTGAACTTACAGGACAAGTGCTGACCACTTCTTGGATTGGTGATGAGCGAGGATTCCTGGGATTGGCCTTTCATCCAAAATTCAAAACTAACAGCAAATTTTATGTGTATTATTCCATCCTTATGAAAGGCAAGTTGGAAAAAGTTTGCATAAGTGAATTGAAAATTTCATCTCATCACATGAACCAGCCAGATCCTTATTCTGAAAGATA TATACTGGAAATTCAAGAACCAGCAACCAATCACAATGGTGGACAAATTCTGTTTGGCTTCAATGGTTTTCTCTACATCTTTATTGGAGATAGTGGAAAAGCTGGAGATCCATTTGGCAAATTTAGAAATGCTCAAAACAA GAGTGTCTCGTTAGGCAAAGTTTTACAAATTGATGTTGATGGAAGTTCCTATGACAGGCCATATCAAATCCCACTGGATAACCCTTTCCTTCATGATCAAAATGCTCGACCAGAGGGTTATGCGTACGGCTTGAGAAATATGTGGCGTTGTTCAGTGGACGGGTGAGGCCCTACAACAAAGGAAGGCGGGGGAAGACTATTCTGTGGTGATGTGGGTCAGAACAAGTATGAAGAAGTTGATATCATTGTAAAAGGAGACAACAATGGCTGGAGAGCTAAGGAAGGCTTTGAATTCTATGACAAGAAGTTGTGTCAAAATTCATCATT AAATGATATCCTTCCTATTTATGCATACGATCACAGTGTTGGCAAGTCTATCACTGGTAGTTACGTGTACCGGGGCTGTGAATCACCTAATTTGAATGGCTTGTACATTTTTGGAGATTTCATGAGTGGCTGAGCTAC acATATTATGGCACTGCAGGAAGATCTGAAAACAGGAATGTGGAATAAACAAGATATTTGTATGGGTGATTACCAAATCT ACGCCTGTTTATTTCCAGGACTGATTAATCGTCATCATAAATTTCTCATTTCCTTTGCTGCAGATGAAACAG GGGAGTTATACTTCTTGGCTACTTCCTTTCCAAGTGCATATGCCTCACAAGGAATGATTTACAAGCTCATTGATCCTTCCAG